A portion of the Corynebacterium ammoniagenes DSM 20306 genome contains these proteins:
- a CDS encoding aldo/keto reductase produces MAVIKGTKFDVFPLNLGGNPFGWTADRDATFEILDAFVAAGGNFVDTADSYSIWAEGNEGGESEREIGAWLKERGRDKLIVATKSGELQGVEGRSREATYKAVEGSLERLGIDQIDIFYYHYDDENVSIDNQIAIANDLIAERKIKHLALSNYTPARLREFFEKSAGTPARPVALQPHYNLLARKEYEENVQPIIDKHGVAVFPYFSLAAGLLTGKYASEEEIAGKQRTGQLEGYVTKEAFEVVDELRAVAKELDAAPTTVALAWLIAHGVTAPIASVSNPEQLTDLMAVKELKLSDAHVARLDKASAPFA; encoded by the coding sequence ATGGCTGTTATTAAAGGCACCAAGTTTGATGTATTCCCTCTGAATTTGGGTGGCAACCCCTTCGGGTGGACCGCCGACCGTGACGCAACCTTTGAGATTCTCGATGCTTTTGTTGCCGCCGGCGGCAATTTTGTCGATACAGCGGATTCTTATTCGATATGGGCCGAGGGTAACGAGGGCGGCGAATCCGAGCGCGAAATCGGGGCATGGCTCAAAGAACGCGGCCGGGACAAGCTCATCGTTGCTACGAAATCGGGCGAGCTGCAGGGCGTCGAAGGACGCTCCCGCGAGGCAACCTACAAGGCAGTCGAAGGCTCCTTGGAGCGGCTCGGCATCGATCAAATCGATATTTTCTACTATCACTATGACGATGAAAACGTCAGCATCGATAACCAAATCGCCATCGCCAACGACCTCATCGCCGAAAGAAAAATTAAGCACCTCGCGCTGTCGAACTACACGCCGGCACGCCTGCGGGAATTCTTCGAAAAATCTGCCGGAACCCCAGCTCGACCAGTTGCTCTGCAGCCGCACTACAACCTTTTGGCACGAAAGGAGTATGAGGAAAATGTCCAGCCGATCATCGACAAGCATGGCGTCGCAGTCTTTCCTTACTTCTCCTTGGCTGCCGGCCTGTTGACCGGCAAGTACGCCAGCGAAGAAGAAATCGCCGGCAAGCAACGCACCGGCCAGCTGGAAGGCTATGTCACCAAGGAAGCCTTCGAGGTCGTCGATGAATTGCGCGCCGTGGCCAAGGAACTCGACGCTGCTCCCACTACTGTTGCGCTGGCTTGGCTGATTGCGCACGGAGTTACCGCACCTATCGCCTCTGTCTCTAACCCGGAGCAGCTGACGGATCTGATGGCGGTGAAAGAGCTTAAGCTTTCCGATGCCCATGTGGCACGCTTGGATAAAGCTTCAGCACCATTTGCTTAA
- the amn gene encoding AMP nucleosidase has protein sequence MSDLQHAHTVDEAIDRLVELYESSCQLARESLKSGDYDAYRHVVYPKIVVDVREWRPIDRSQPFGYVDEAGRYSATLSKPHIIRDYLHEQLTRLTENYPCDIFVGQSSLRIPPEYIRDVGDTSEARRAGDVADAIPRPTLDEVHDAIIDGDWDAFHGEEKPLFHFGPQRFDIACARIEHYTGVEIDTVQKFILFTNYAMHTTEFVRFGLSQLAQEDSRYTAMVLPNGETLHSDDAVNVDYEQLTLTSRFQMPRFDLVTAAGDGITMINIGVGPSNAKTITDCLAVLRPEAWIMIGHCAGLDGRMRIGDLILGNAYQREDNLLDGYVGSHNPIPAIPEVQRMLEVSVDEIYGKNKTLMRTGTVLSTDDRNWEWRTSRQLWEWLRASTAVAVDMESCTIAANGYRYRVPYGTLLSVSDLPLHAVPKLPAQAQAFYSNSKEAHVMCAVRTVEQLADNPQRLHTRKLRRTIGEVPFR, from the coding sequence ATGAGTGATTTGCAGCATGCGCACACGGTAGATGAGGCTATTGATCGACTAGTTGAGCTGTATGAATCATCATGCCAACTAGCGCGAGAGTCCCTGAAAAGTGGCGATTATGATGCCTACCGCCACGTGGTCTATCCCAAGATCGTCGTCGACGTTCGCGAATGGCGCCCGATTGACCGCTCCCAACCATTTGGCTACGTCGATGAAGCGGGGCGGTACAGCGCGACGCTTTCGAAGCCGCATATCATTCGTGACTACCTGCACGAACAGCTGACGCGCCTGACCGAGAACTATCCGTGCGATATTTTCGTCGGCCAGTCATCGCTGCGCATCCCGCCGGAGTACATTCGCGATGTTGGTGATACTTCCGAGGCGCGCCGGGCTGGCGATGTCGCTGATGCCATCCCGCGTCCGACCTTGGATGAAGTCCACGACGCGATCATCGATGGTGATTGGGACGCTTTCCATGGTGAAGAAAAGCCGCTGTTTCACTTTGGTCCGCAGCGTTTTGATATCGCGTGTGCCCGGATTGAGCACTACACCGGTGTGGAAATTGATACCGTGCAAAAGTTCATCCTCTTTACCAACTACGCCATGCACACCACTGAGTTCGTGCGGTTTGGATTGAGCCAGTTAGCGCAGGAAGACTCCCGGTACACGGCGATGGTCCTGCCCAATGGGGAAACGTTGCATTCCGACGATGCGGTCAATGTCGATTATGAACAGCTGACCTTGACTTCCCGTTTTCAGATGCCGCGCTTTGATTTGGTCACGGCAGCAGGCGATGGCATCACGATGATCAACATTGGCGTGGGGCCATCGAATGCCAAGACTATTACCGACTGCCTAGCGGTCTTGCGCCCCGAGGCCTGGATCATGATTGGCCACTGCGCCGGCCTGGATGGCCGCATGCGTATTGGGGACTTAATCCTCGGTAACGCGTATCAGCGCGAAGACAATCTTTTGGATGGATACGTTGGTTCGCACAACCCGATTCCTGCTATCCCTGAAGTCCAGCGCATGCTCGAAGTATCAGTTGATGAAATCTACGGTAAAAATAAAACCTTGATGCGCACGGGCACCGTGTTATCGACCGATGACCGCAACTGGGAATGGCGCACCAGCCGGCAGCTGTGGGAATGGCTTCGCGCCTCAACCGCTGTGGCCGTGGACATGGAATCCTGCACCATTGCCGCCAACGGATACCGCTACCGCGTGCCGTATGGCACCTTGCTCTCAGTCTCCGATCTCCCGCTGCACGCGGTGCCAAAGCTACCGGCGCAGGCGCAGGCTTTTTATTCCAACTCCAAGGAAGCACACGTGATGTGTGCGGTGCGCACGGTGGAGCAACTTGCGGATAATCCGCAGCGTTTGCACACGCGCAAGCTGCGCCGCACCATCGGCGAGGTGCCATTCCGGTAG